One genomic window of Dermacentor andersoni chromosome 8, qqDerAnde1_hic_scaffold, whole genome shotgun sequence includes the following:
- the LOC140212954 gene encoding zinc finger protein 862-like, producing MGKDARAKRTFREEWRKDKKLSGWISSRDGGTTAHCKYCNCNIRPHYSDLLKHAETKKHRECAVIPSSQQKLPQLLASSSRTYYEKARRELRIALYTAVHTSINAVDELGEILHSEFNDFDLHRTKCTAIITNVLFPYFTENVDKQLNGSSYSLMVDESTDVSTTKQLCMVVRFLSLEENRIATTLLDLVELSDGTAETLHDTVLKTLDKHGLSIKNCLGLCTDGANAMCGKHNSLFSRLSEDNKDLILIKCSCHSLDLVASKSMEAIPSAVEHLVRETYNYFAHSSCRQDAYKRLYASMTVEDESANPPPKILSLSQTRWLAIADSIEIILAQYQSLEEFFEKAEDRSYNVRILREMYRDRKKYVYLVFLASVLRNVRRVNKMFQTNTTDPLVVFQELENLYLEILRRILNPSVLRHNTTASLLSLDLAKMKSIFLQPEVVDLGDVFREEISLVPIEDQRASPQECPEKCPGAIASSAAY from the exons ATGGGAAAAGACGCAAGAGCAAAGCGCACGTTTCGAGAAGAATGGAGAAAGGACAAGAAACTGAGCG GATGGATTTCGTCACGTGACGGCGGAACGACTGCTCACTGCAAGTACTGCAATTGCAACATTCGACCCCACTACAGTGATCTGTTGAAGCACGCAGAAACCAAAAAGCACCGCGAGTGCGCAGTAATCCCAAGTTCGCAACAAAAACTGCCGCAGCTTCTAGCGTCTTCGAGTCGAACGTACTATGAAAAGGCTCGCCGAGAGTTAAGGATCGCCTTGTACACTGCAGTGCACACTTCCATAAATGCTGTCGACGAACTTGGTGAGATTCTGCATTCCGAATTCAATGATTTTGATCTGCACAGAACGAAGTGCACGGCTATAATTACGAATGTTCTCTTCCCGTACTTCACGGAAAACGTGGACAAACAACTGAACGGCTCCAGCTATTCTCTAATGGTGGATGAATCAACCGATGTATCCACGACAAAGCAACTTTGCATGGTTGTGCGGTTTCTGAGTTTAGAAGAAAACAGGATTGCAACCACCCTTCTTGATCTCGTAGAGCTGTCTGATGGAACGGCAGAAACGCTTCACGACACGGTATTGAAGACGTTGGACAAGCACGGCCTATCGATCAAGAACTGTCTCGGACTCTGCACCGATGGTGCAAATGCCATGTGCGGCAAACACAATTCTCTGTTCAGTCGTCTTAGTGAGGACAACAAAGACTTGATTCTGATCAAATGCTCTTGCCACAGCCTGGACCTTGTGGCATCCAAGTCGATGGAGGCGATTCCTTCTGCGGTTGAGCACTTAGTGCGAGAAACCTACAACTACTTTGCACACAGCAGCTGCCGGCAAGATGCTTATAAGAGACTGTATGCCAGTATGACAGTGGAAGATGAAAGTGCAAATCCACCGCCCAAGATTCTGTCGCTTTCGCAGACGAGATGGCTTGCTATAGCAGACTCTATAGAAATAATTTTGGCGCAGTACCAGTCTCTCGAAGAGTTTTTTGAGAAAGCAGAAGATCGCAGCTACAACGTGCGCATTTTACGAGAGATGTATCGAGacagaaaaaaatatgtttaCCTCGTGTTTCTTGCCTCAGTTCTCCGTAACGTTAGGCGAGTGAACAAAATGTTCCAAACAAACACAACTGACCCACTGGTTGTCTTCCAAGAGCTAGAAAATTTGTATTTGGAAATTCTTAGGCGGATTTTGAATCCATCAGTTTTGAGGCACAACACAACGGCAAGTCTGCTGTCGCTAGACCTGGCAAAAATGAAGTCGATTTTCCTGCAACCAGAGGTAGTGGACCTAGGTGACGTCTTCAGAGAGGAGATTTCACTAGTCCCTATTGAAGACCAACGGGCC TCACCTCAGGAGTGCCCAGAGAAGTGTCCTGGGGCCATTGCTAGTTCAGCTGCATATTAA
- the LOC126526262 gene encoding uncharacterized protein, with product MIKVAWMEVTPECIRNCFRKAGFADTPEEGIEDTQQSQPDDDLWRRVVDANLAGCNLDWQDFVDVDDAAEVAESFCDENAIREARASSDAEALDDDSDPSEPAPISTTTAVSHIEALRNLVYFKALDDEHIAALNKLETAVIGCALESCLCAVLPASRASLRSLFYAFEAIIDSAETRCSCFSYAESSYSSSPTTTEDDKSQQKRLYRCDFCNYETGRLSYLKTHIAVHTSERPFKCHFCPQSCFGKAHLKDHLRIHTGEKPFQCPLCPLRFSQKGTLKRHMLIHTGERPYQCPSCPRSFSQRSNLKSHLRIHSGKRPYCCPRCPQTFVKSCNLKRHLRLHICSELIAKLKSLDDMMEPCGVLSDGNFGFHCAGSKHSSCPTTIKDEKLQQGHLHHYACNDYEAENPSHPTTRVTVHTGERSFKCHFCPKSFSQKGTLNRHLRVHTGERPFKCHLCPQRFSQKSILNDHLCVHSGERPYHCPSCAQTFVHRSHLRYHLPIHSGERPYRCTICSKSFLRAIHLKIHMKRKCHDCAE from the exons ATGATCAAAGTGGCGTGGATGGAAGTGACACCCGAATGCATCCGGAattgttttcgcaaggccggcttcGCCGACACACCTGAAGAAGGCATTGAAGACACTCAACAAAGCCAGCCTGATGACGACTTGTGGCGACGCGTTGTTGACGCTAACCTGGCTGGCTGCAATCTTGATTGGCAAGATTTTGTTGATGTAGACGACGCTGCTGAAGTTGCGGAGTCGTTTTGCGACGAGAACGCCATCCGGGAAGCGCGGGCATCAAGCGATGCCGAAGCATTGGACGACGACAGCGATCCATCGGAACCAGCACCCATAAGCACGACCACAGCAGTGAGCCATATTGAGGCACTTAGAAATCTTGTGTATTTTAAGGCCTTGGATGACGAACACATTGCAGCTTTGAACAAGCTTGAAACCGCCGTCATTGGATGTGCTCTGGAGAG CTGCCTGTGTGCTGTATTGCCAGCCTCGCGTGCTTCTCTCCGGTCTCTCTTCTACGCCTTTGAAGCAATAATTGACAGTGCTGAAACCA GGTGCTCTTGCTTTTCTTATGCAGAATCAAGTTATTCATCTTCCCCGACAACTACCGAGGATGACAAGTCGCAGCAGAAACGCCTCTACCGCTGTGACTTCTGCAACTATGAAACTGGAAGGTTATCATATCTGAAAACACACATCGCTGTCCACACAAGCGAGCGTCCATTTAAATGCCATTTTTGTCCTCAGAGCTGCTTCGGAAAGGCCCATCTCAAGGACCACCTACgcatccacacaggcgagaagccatttcagtgccctttatGCCCTCTGAGGTTCTCTCAAAAGGGCACTCTAAAAAGGCACATGCTCATACACACAGGTGAGCGGCCATATCAGTGCCCCTCGTGCCCTCGGAGCTTCTCGCAGAGATCCAACTTGAAGAGTCATTTGCGCATTCACTCAGGCAAGCGGCCATATTGCTGCCCCAGGTGCCCTCAGACTTTTGTGAAAAGCTGCAACCTCAAGAGACACTTGCGCCTCCACATTT GTAGTGAGCTCATCGCCAAGTTGAAGAGCCTTGATGATATGATGGAGCCTTGTGGTGTTCTTTCAGATGGCAAT TTTGGTTTCCATTGTGCAGGATCAAAGCATTCATCATGTCCGACAACTATCAAGGATGAAAAGTTGCAGCAAGGACACCTCCACCACTATGCTTGCAATGACTATGAAGCTGAAAACCCATCTCACCCAACAACGCGCGTCACAGTTCACACAGGCGAGCGGTCATTTAAATGCCATTTTTGCCCcaagagcttctcacaaaagggcaCTCTTAACAGACACCTGCGTGTGCACACAGGCGAGCGGCCGTTTAAATGTCATTTGTGCCCTCAGAGATTCTCACAGAAATCCATTCTGAATGATCATTTGTGTGTCCACTCAGGCGAGCGGCCATATCATTGCCCTTCGTGCGCTCAGACTTTTGTGCATAGGAGCCATCTGAGGTATCACCTACCTATCCACTCAGGCGAGCGACCATACCGCTGCACCATCTGCTCCAAGTCCTTTCTCCGGGCTATTCATTTGAAGATACACATGAAAAGAAAGTGCCATGACTGCGCTGAGTAG